One region of Eupeodes corollae chromosome 1, idEupCoro1.1, whole genome shotgun sequence genomic DNA includes:
- the LOC129953864 gene encoding cytochrome P450 4d1-like produces MVLVLILLSLVTIISVLLYLKFSRILYLAKAFKGPPSLPLFGHGLHFIGRQSHEYLLNLTNYLQTYGNTVKVWIGPELNILTIDIKFIEAVLGTTELIDKSSMYKTMVPWLNEGLLVSGGTKWFKRRRIITPAFHFKILEQFIEIFDQESIKMVEKLRTQIDKDSFDLYFYVNTCTLDVICGKY; encoded by the exons ATGGTCTTGGTGTTAATTTTACTTTCGTTAGTCACAATTATCTCTgttttgttgtatttgaaattttctcGAATCCTATATCTGGCAAAAGCATTTAAGGGTCCTCCAAGTTTACCACTTTTCGGTCATGGTCTTCATTTTATTGGAAGACAATCTCATGAGTATCTtcttaatttgacaaattatcTTCAAACCTACGGCAACACTGTCAAAGTATGGATTGGTCCTGAATTGAATATTCTTACAATTGATATTAAGTTCATTGAAGCTGTTTTGGGAACAACGGAACTCATTGACAAGTCTTCAATGTACAAGACTATGGTACCTTGGTTGAATGAAGGTTTGCTTGTTAGTGGAG GTACAAAGTGGTTCAAACGGAGAAGGATTATCACCCCTGCATTTCACTTCAAGATAttggaacaatttattgaaatttttgatcagGAGAGCATCAAAATGGTGGAAAAGTTGAGAACACAAATCGATAAGGATTCGTTTGATTTGTATTTCTATGTTAACACCTGCACCTTGGATGTTATATGTGGTAAATATTAA
- the LOC129953863 gene encoding cytochrome P450 4d1-like, giving the protein MVLVILLISLTTIISVFLYLKFARMLQLGKAFKGPLNLPLFGHGLHLIGKSPHEYLLMLTDYIKIYGNTFKVWMGPELNILTIDLKDIEVVLGTTKFNDKATLYKTMIPWLNEGLLISRGKKWFKRRKIITPAFHFKILEQFIEVFDQGGIKLVEQLRTQIDKEAFDFYSFVSTCTLDIICGKYECNTLI; this is encoded by the exons ATGGTTTTGGTGatacttttaatttcattaaccACTATTATCAGTGTtttcttgtatttaaaatttgctCGGATGCTTCAACTGGGAAAGGCATTTAAGGGTCCGCTAAATCTGCCACTTTTTGGTCATGGTCTTCATTTAATTGGAAAATCACCCCACGAGTATCTTCTTATGCTGACCGATTACATTAAGATCTATGGCAATACTTTCAAGGTATGGATGGGTCCTGAATTGAATATTCTTACAATTGATTTGAAGGACATTGAAGTTGTGTTGGGAACAACGAAATTCAATGACAAGGCTACATTGTACAAGACTATGATACCTTGGTTAAATGAGGGATTGCTTATTAGCAGAG gtaaaaaatggtttaaacgGCGAAAGATTATCACACCGGCATTTCACTTCAAGATAttggaacaatttattgaagTTTTCGATCAGGGTGGCATCAAATTGGTAGAACAGCTGAGAACACAAATCGATAAGGAagcatttgatttttattcttttgtgaGCACCTGTACCCTGGACATTATATGTGGTAAATATGAGTGTAACACTTTAATATAA